Below is a window of Flavobacterium sp. CFS9 DNA.
GCTTACCAAACGAACTACGTTTATTAGGGTAAGTGAACAGGAAAATCAAGTTTTTACAAAGTAATAAAAGTATTTTAAAATAGAATATGATTGCAATTTCAGAAGCTACAGTTAGCGATATTAAACAAATTCAGCACATAGTAGATATCACATGGCCGATTACATACGGTGAAATTTTAAGTAAGGAACAATTAGACTATATGTTAGCGCTTTTTTACTCGGAAGAAGCTTTAACCGAACAGTTTGCTAAAGGAGAACAATTATTTTACAGAGTTGATGAAGGAGCATCTACTGTGGGGTTTATCGGGATCGAACATCAATATAAAGGACAAGCGATAACAAAAATTCATAAAATTTATCTTTTACCGGAAACTCAGGGAAAAGGAATTGGAAAAAAAGTGATGGAAGAGA
It encodes the following:
- a CDS encoding GNAT family N-acetyltransferase, with the translated sequence MIAISEATVSDIKQIQHIVDITWPITYGEILSKEQLDYMLALFYSEEALTEQFAKGEQLFYRVDEGASTVGFIGIEHQYKGQAITKIHKIYLLPETQGKGIGKKVMEEIERLGAENNSNALSLNVNRFNPAIGFYKKIGFEVIGESDLDIGNGYLMEDFVMEKKF